A single region of the candidate division KSB1 bacterium genome encodes:
- a CDS encoding NADH-quinone oxidoreductase subunit J — translation METVLFTVLSLAAILSALLVITSPSPIASALYLVVTMFSLAGFYVLLSAPFVAVTQIIVYAGAVIVLMLFVIMLLNLKPIQEQIPAVWKFAGIAVAGLLLLTIFLSIMSMAVGIPAHAELPGGYGTVSEIGVLLFSKYVYAFEVVSVLLLLAVIGAVALIRKPDDAEAGRAD, via the coding sequence ATGGAAACCGTACTTTTCACGGTTCTGAGCCTGGCAGCCATTCTTTCCGCGCTGCTGGTAATCACGTCTCCCTCTCCCATCGCAAGCGCGCTGTACCTGGTCGTGACGATGTTCTCGCTGGCCGGGTTTTATGTGCTCTTGTCCGCGCCGTTCGTGGCGGTGACGCAAATCATCGTCTATGCGGGCGCGGTAATCGTACTCATGTTGTTTGTAATCATGCTCCTGAATCTGAAGCCGATTCAAGAGCAGATCCCCGCTGTCTGGAAATTCGCGGGGATCGCGGTGGCCGGCCTGCTACTGCTGACGATCTTCCTGAGCATCATGAGCATGGCCGTGGGGATCCCCGCCCATGCCGAGCTGCCGGGGGGATACGGGACGGTGAGCGAGATCGGCGTGCTGCTGTTCAGCAAGTATGTCTATGCGTTCGAGGTCGTGTCGGTGCTATTGCTGCTGGCGGTGATCGGCGCGGTGGCCCTGATTCGCAAGCCGGATGACGCGGAGGCTGGCCGTGCAGATTGA
- a CDS encoding aminotransferase class I/II-fold pyridoxal phosphate-dependent enzyme: MTAPSPIVPAQRTDHITYAVRDVVVLANQVAKSGKEMLYLNIGDPNQFDFVTPRHIVEATYQAMLANQNGYSPSSGIASAVAAVEREAARKGIREIRDVFMTTGASEAIDLCLTALVNPGENVLLPTPGYPLYSAILCKLGAVENPYYLDESNGWQPNIEDIRGRINDKTRAIVMINPNNPTGSVCSRATLQGLVQLALEHGLVIFADEIYDKLILDDNPHVSIASLSADAPVITFNGLSKSYVVPGFRIGWGIVSGPTKKLAQYVEAINKLLRARLCANHPEQHAIQPALEGDQSHIAEVNARLRRRRDLTVRELNAIPGISCLKPEGAFYAFPRLHIKGSDHDFCAELLRETGVVVVPGSGFGQVPGTQHFRVVILPPDDILQKAFTALREFMQRHGKKYGITE; encoded by the coding sequence ATGACGGCTCCCTCCCCAATTGTTCCCGCCCAACGCACCGATCACATCACGTATGCGGTACGTGATGTCGTCGTGCTTGCCAATCAAGTCGCAAAGTCCGGCAAAGAGATGCTCTATCTCAATATCGGCGATCCGAATCAATTTGACTTCGTAACTCCGCGGCACATCGTTGAGGCCACGTATCAGGCGATGCTGGCCAATCAGAATGGGTATTCGCCCTCCTCCGGCATTGCCTCGGCGGTGGCGGCGGTCGAGCGCGAAGCCGCCCGCAAGGGCATTCGCGAAATCCGGGACGTGTTCATGACGACCGGCGCCAGTGAGGCCATCGATCTCTGCCTGACCGCGCTGGTCAACCCCGGTGAGAACGTCCTCCTCCCCACTCCGGGCTATCCGTTGTACAGTGCGATTCTTTGCAAGCTCGGCGCCGTGGAGAATCCGTACTACCTTGATGAGTCGAACGGCTGGCAGCCGAACATCGAAGACATTCGCGGAAGAATCAATGACAAGACGCGCGCAATTGTCATGATCAACCCGAACAATCCGACCGGCTCAGTTTGCAGTCGCGCGACGTTGCAGGGGCTGGTCCAGCTGGCGCTTGAGCATGGCCTGGTGATCTTTGCCGACGAGATTTATGACAAGCTGATCCTTGATGACAACCCGCACGTCTCGATTGCTTCCTTGAGCGCCGATGCGCCCGTGATTACCTTCAACGGGCTTTCCAAGTCCTATGTCGTGCCCGGTTTTCGCATTGGCTGGGGCATCGTGAGCGGGCCAACCAAGAAGCTCGCGCAATACGTCGAAGCCATCAACAAGCTCCTGCGCGCGCGGCTCTGCGCGAATCACCCCGAGCAGCACGCGATTCAGCCCGCGCTCGAGGGAGATCAGTCGCACATCGCGGAAGTCAACGCCCGGTTGCGCCGTCGTCGCGATCTCACCGTCCGGGAGTTGAATGCGATCCCGGGGATCTCCTGCCTGAAGCCTGAGGGCGCGTTCTATGCCTTTCCGCGTCTGCACATTAAGGGCTCCGATCACGATTTCTGCGCGGAACTCTTGCGCGAGACGGGCGTGGTCGTCGTGCCCGGCAGCGGCTTCGGACAGGTTCCCGGCACGCAGCACTTTCGCGTCGTGATCTTGCCGCCAGACGATATTCTGCAAAAGGCGTTCACCGCACTTCGAGAGTTCATGCAGCGGCACGGCAAGAAGTACGGCATCACCGAGTAG
- a CDS encoding MFS transporter: protein MSSLVTQLKAFPRAFWMLNTIEMIERLAYYGMRTVIPIYIAQADNVGGLHFTQLQKGLIFFYWALVQSLVPMFSGGFADRYGYKKTIALSVGLTAGGYLLMATQREYWPFLFSCCVLALGTAIFKPGIQGTLVRSISKENSSVGWGTFYMVVNVGGFLGPPLAHFLYGISWPAVFIGCACIVSLNLLMLLTYQEVPAGGDPRGTPLTIFKTTCVNMARPWWLIPAAAGLILLAFVFPLAQNIRLGVVFVSLGALVVRTTRVGAFIWLMSGFWLMFMQLFDMLPNFIVDWVDSSSIVSALGLPSWMTNATPRGTMISQEWMINANSGLIVVCVIFVSWLVSRMRRLTSILIGMSISAFGLVFAGFTMSGYLCILGIFCFSVGEMLASPKMNEYLGIIAPEGQKALYMGYANIPLAIGWSYGSLMGGEVYDRMGDKANLSLNYLASKFGITSDLSQNAIVAKVQAAGADSAQAVQAVSDAFVQGEGIARAKATAFLGTISGMDAVQVTNTLWHTYHPYKLWYQFAAIGIASAVGIAIYSHFAHKWQSQDV from the coding sequence ATGAGTAGCCTTGTCACGCAATTGAAGGCCTTCCCGCGAGCATTCTGGATGCTCAACACGATCGAGATGATCGAGCGGCTTGCCTACTACGGCATGCGAACGGTAATTCCGATCTACATTGCCCAGGCAGACAATGTCGGCGGCTTGCACTTCACGCAGTTGCAGAAGGGGCTCATCTTCTTCTATTGGGCGCTCGTGCAATCGCTGGTGCCGATGTTTTCGGGCGGCTTTGCGGACCGCTACGGCTATAAGAAGACGATCGCGCTCAGCGTCGGCTTGACGGCCGGCGGATATTTGCTGATGGCAACCCAGCGCGAGTACTGGCCGTTTCTGTTTTCCTGCTGCGTGCTCGCCCTCGGGACGGCCATCTTCAAGCCCGGGATTCAGGGCACACTGGTCCGCTCGATCAGCAAGGAAAACTCGTCGGTCGGCTGGGGCACATTCTACATGGTGGTGAATGTCGGCGGCTTTCTCGGGCCGCCGCTCGCGCATTTTCTCTACGGTATTTCCTGGCCGGCAGTCTTCATCGGTTGCGCGTGCATTGTCAGCCTGAATTTGCTGATGCTGCTCACCTACCAAGAGGTTCCGGCCGGTGGCGATCCGCGCGGCACGCCGCTGACGATCTTCAAAACGACTTGCGTCAACATGGCGCGTCCGTGGTGGTTGATTCCTGCCGCCGCTGGCCTGATTCTGTTGGCCTTCGTGTTCCCCCTGGCGCAGAATATTCGACTCGGAGTCGTGTTCGTTTCGCTCGGGGCCCTCGTCGTTCGTACGACCCGCGTCGGCGCCTTCATCTGGCTGATGTCCGGCTTCTGGCTGATGTTCATGCAGCTATTTGACATGCTGCCCAACTTTATCGTAGATTGGGTGGACAGTTCGAGCATCGTCAGCGCATTGGGCCTCCCGAGTTGGATGACCAACGCGACGCCCCGCGGCACGATGATCTCGCAGGAGTGGATGATCAACGCCAACTCCGGCCTCATCGTGGTTTGCGTGATCTTTGTCTCCTGGCTCGTCTCGCGGATGCGCCGGCTGACGTCGATCCTGATCGGCATGTCCATCTCCGCTTTCGGCCTCGTATTCGCGGGCTTCACGATGTCCGGCTATCTGTGCATCCTCGGCATCTTCTGCTTCAGTGTCGGCGAAATGCTGGCGAGTCCGAAGATGAACGAGTATCTCGGCATTATCGCGCCGGAGGGGCAGAAGGCGCTCTACATGGGCTACGCCAATATTCCGCTGGCCATCGGCTGGAGCTATGGCTCGCTGATGGGCGGCGAGGTCTATGACCGCATGGGTGACAAGGCCAACCTCTCGCTCAACTATTTGGCGAGCAAGTTCGGTATCACGAGCGACCTCTCGCAGAATGCCATCGTGGCAAAGGTGCAGGCGGCCGGTGCCGATTCGGCCCAGGCTGTGCAGGCGGTCTCCGACGCCTTTGTGCAGGGCGAAGGCATTGCGCGCGCCAAGGCGACCGCATTTCTCGGCACCATTTCCGGCATGGACGCGGTGCAGGTCACGAACACGCTATGGCACACTTATCATCCGTACAAACTCTGGTACCAGTTCGCGGCCATCGGCATCGCGTCCGCCGTCGGCATTGCGATCTACTCGCACTTCGCCCATAAGTGGCAATCGCAGGACGTTTGA
- the nrdR gene encoding transcriptional repressor NrdR, which produces MKCPYCGVDEDRVIDSRPAREGRATRRRRECSACSSRYTTYEAPEEQVVFVAKSDGNREPFDRNKVYRGISIACNKRPVALERIDQMTRAVEAAALAAEGNEVSSRQIGEWILGQLAGTDEVAYVRFASVFNRYGNVNEFVEELAKLNSGSRNSSQSG; this is translated from the coding sequence ATGAAATGTCCGTATTGCGGAGTCGATGAAGACCGTGTGATTGATTCGCGGCCGGCCCGGGAAGGGCGGGCGACGCGGCGACGACGCGAGTGTTCCGCATGCAGCAGCCGCTATACGACATACGAAGCGCCGGAAGAACAGGTTGTGTTTGTGGCCAAGAGCGACGGCAATCGCGAGCCGTTTGATCGCAACAAAGTCTATCGCGGGATTTCCATCGCGTGCAACAAGCGCCCGGTCGCCCTCGAGCGGATCGATCAGATGACGCGCGCCGTGGAGGCCGCGGCACTGGCCGCGGAAGGCAACGAAGTCAGCAGCCGCCAGATTGGCGAGTGGATTCTGGGTCAGCTGGCGGGGACCGACGAAGTGGCCTATGTCCGTTTCGCGTCAGTGTTTAACCGCTACGGCAACGTGAACGAATTTGTCGAGGAGCTGGCGAAACTCAACAGCGGTTCGCGCAATTCTTCACAAAGCGGTTGA
- a CDS encoding NADH-quinone oxidoreductase subunit M: MLLSLCIAIPAITALLMLLVPRSAEASVRWIALGGSLAAFAVSLGVYANFVPGQAAYQLVERGPWISTIGAEWHLGVDGISLYLVLLTTLLSVLCIISSWGSIHERIKEYHFFFLLLEAGMIGVFCALDLFVFYVMWEVMLVPMFFLIGVWGGARRVYATVKFFLFTMAGSVLMLVGILYIYFHTTDPTTGLNTFNLILATEQAKFPMDVQTWLFLSFALAFAIKVPLFPLHTWLPDAHTEAPTAGSVILAGVLLKMGTYGFLRFCLPMFPQTSVEYVPIISVLALIGITYGALVAMVQKDVKKLVAYSSVAHLGFVMLGTFALNIEGLSGSLLQQINHGISTGALFLLVGVVYDRRHTRMLADYGGIAKVMPVYAALFSIIALSSIGLPGLNGFVGEFLILLGTFAANPWYAVIGASGVIFAAVYLLWAYQRMFFGPIVHEENLKLKDVSAREALPIVVLAGLAVWIGVYPQPFLERMIPSLELVLTKFQTTNMTQMLLP, translated from the coding sequence ATGTTACTGTCCCTCTGCATTGCCATTCCAGCGATCACCGCACTGCTGATGCTGCTGGTGCCGCGCTCGGCGGAAGCGAGTGTGCGGTGGATCGCGCTGGGCGGCTCGCTGGCGGCGTTCGCCGTTTCCCTCGGCGTCTATGCGAATTTTGTTCCCGGGCAGGCGGCGTATCAACTGGTCGAGCGAGGGCCGTGGATCTCGACGATTGGCGCCGAATGGCACCTCGGGGTTGACGGGATCAGTCTGTATCTGGTGCTGCTGACGACGCTGCTGTCGGTGCTGTGCATTATCAGTTCGTGGGGCAGCATTCACGAGCGGATCAAGGAGTACCATTTCTTCTTCCTGCTGCTGGAAGCGGGCATGATCGGCGTTTTCTGCGCGCTCGATCTGTTCGTCTTCTACGTGATGTGGGAAGTGATGCTGGTACCGATGTTCTTTCTAATCGGAGTCTGGGGCGGTGCGCGGCGAGTCTATGCCACCGTGAAGTTCTTCCTGTTCACGATGGCCGGGTCGGTCCTGATGCTCGTCGGCATCCTCTACATCTACTTCCACACGACCGATCCGACGACCGGGCTGAATACCTTCAATCTCATTCTGGCGACGGAACAGGCCAAGTTCCCGATGGACGTGCAGACCTGGCTATTCCTGTCGTTCGCGCTGGCGTTCGCGATCAAAGTACCGTTGTTCCCGCTGCACACCTGGCTGCCCGACGCCCATACCGAGGCGCCGACGGCGGGCTCGGTGATTCTGGCGGGGGTGCTGCTCAAGATGGGGACCTATGGTTTCCTGCGCTTTTGCCTGCCGATGTTTCCGCAAACATCGGTTGAATATGTGCCGATCATCAGCGTGCTCGCGCTGATCGGGATCACCTATGGCGCGCTGGTCGCCATGGTACAGAAAGATGTCAAGAAGCTGGTCGCTTATTCCTCCGTCGCGCACCTCGGATTTGTGATGCTCGGGACGTTCGCGCTGAATATCGAGGGGCTGAGCGGTTCGCTCTTGCAACAGATCAACCATGGGATCTCCACCGGGGCCCTGTTCCTGCTGGTCGGCGTTGTCTATGACCGCCGCCACACACGCATGTTGGCGGATTACGGCGGGATTGCGAAAGTCATGCCGGTGTACGCCGCGCTGTTCTCGATTATCGCGCTCTCGTCGATCGGATTGCCGGGGCTGAACGGGTTTGTCGGCGAGTTTCTGATTTTGCTGGGGACGTTTGCGGCCAACCCGTGGTATGCGGTGATCGGCGCGTCAGGAGTGATCTTCGCCGCCGTGTATCTGCTGTGGGCCTATCAGCGAATGTTCTTCGGACCGATCGTCCACGAAGAGAATCTGAAATTGAAGGATGTATCGGCGCGCGAGGCGCTGCCGATTGTCGTGCTGGCCGGACTTGCGGTTTGGATCGGCGTGTATCCGCAGCCGTTTCTCGAGCGCATGATCCCATCGCTTGAGCTCGTGCTGACGAAGTTTCAGACCACGAACATGACCCAAATGCTCCTGCCGTAG
- the nuoK gene encoding NADH-quinone oxidoreductase subunit NuoK, whose product MTRRLAVQIELSHYLLLSAVLFAIGVLGVLTRKNLIVILMSVELMLNAVNLTFIAIAKFTGDLNGQLMVFFVLCVAAAEVAVGLAILISLWRQRGTMDIDSANLMKW is encoded by the coding sequence ATGACGCGGAGGCTGGCCGTGCAGATTGAACTTTCGCACTACCTGCTGCTCTCGGCGGTGTTGTTCGCGATCGGCGTGCTGGGCGTGCTAACCCGCAAGAACCTGATCGTGATTCTGATGTCGGTGGAACTCATGCTGAACGCGGTCAACCTGACGTTCATCGCGATTGCCAAATTCACGGGCGATTTGAACGGGCAGTTAATGGTGTTCTTTGTGCTGTGCGTGGCCGCGGCGGAAGTGGCCGTGGGTCTCGCGATTCTGATTTCGCTGTGGCGGCAGCGCGGAACGATGGATATCGATTCCGCAAACCTGATGAAGTGGTGA
- the nuoL gene encoding NADH-quinone oxidoreductase subunit L, producing MLELVYLVPLFPLIGVVLNTLVLRHVKEPVPGVVAAGMIGASFVVTVGTFFQMLGMSAADRRFEQELFTWIAAGRFEAAAAFLIDPLSLVMMLVVTGVSFLIHIYSIGYMHGDEGFRKFFIYLNLFVFFMLLLVMGNNYLLMFVGWEGVGLCSYLLIGFWYTDEAKASAGKKAFIVNRIGDFGFLLAIFLIWSTFGTLQFTKVMPMAQVYPVGAGVITTICLLLFTGAVGKSAQFPLYVWLPDAMAGPTPVSALIHAATMVTAGVYMVVRSNFFFSLSPVASETVAIVGAGTAIFAATIGLVQNDIKKVLAYSTVSQLGFMFLAAGVGAYVAAIFHLMTHAFFKGLLFLGSGSVIHGMSGEQDIRQMGGLKSKMPATYLTFAIGTLAIAGVPGLAGFFSKDEILWKTFEHEHYVLWIVALCAAFCTAFYMFRLLYLTFFGKFRGSKAAEHHVHESSKVMTVPLMVLAGLSIIGGYIGLPHALGGHNRFEEWLKPVMQPEGEGIEELVVMHTPTAEYVLMILSVAVALTGIYLAYSWYMKKSALVESLGKSGGHHLLLNKYWVDQIYDTVISKPIVAGSELLAKYFDQGTIDGLVNGIGSFFTGVGGVVRQVQTGVVQNYALFMGLGVLVLLTVFMWVLI from the coding sequence ATGCTTGAGCTTGTCTATCTCGTTCCCCTGTTTCCGCTGATCGGTGTGGTCCTGAACACCCTGGTGCTGCGCCACGTCAAGGAGCCGGTGCCGGGAGTCGTGGCGGCCGGGATGATCGGCGCGAGCTTCGTGGTGACGGTCGGCACTTTCTTCCAGATGCTGGGAATGTCCGCCGCGGACCGGAGGTTTGAACAGGAGCTGTTCACGTGGATCGCCGCCGGACGATTCGAGGCCGCGGCCGCTTTCCTGATCGATCCGCTCTCGCTCGTGATGATGCTGGTCGTGACGGGCGTGTCGTTCCTGATCCATATCTACTCGATCGGCTACATGCACGGCGACGAGGGGTTCAGGAAGTTCTTTATCTACCTGAATCTGTTCGTCTTCTTCATGCTCTTGCTCGTGATGGGCAACAACTACCTGTTGATGTTCGTCGGCTGGGAAGGGGTGGGGTTGTGCTCTTATCTGCTGATCGGATTCTGGTACACGGATGAAGCCAAGGCGAGCGCGGGCAAGAAGGCGTTCATTGTCAATCGCATCGGCGACTTCGGGTTTCTGCTCGCGATCTTCCTGATTTGGAGCACGTTCGGCACCTTGCAGTTTACCAAGGTGATGCCGATGGCACAGGTTTATCCGGTCGGCGCGGGCGTGATCACGACGATCTGTCTGCTGCTGTTTACGGGCGCGGTCGGCAAGTCGGCGCAATTTCCGTTGTATGTGTGGCTGCCCGATGCGATGGCCGGTCCGACGCCGGTGTCGGCGCTGATCCACGCCGCGACGATGGTGACGGCGGGCGTCTATATGGTGGTGCGCTCTAACTTCTTCTTCTCACTGTCCCCGGTGGCCAGCGAAACCGTGGCGATCGTGGGCGCGGGGACGGCGATCTTCGCGGCGACGATCGGTCTGGTGCAGAATGATATCAAGAAGGTGCTGGCCTATTCGACGGTCAGTCAACTTGGCTTCATGTTTCTGGCGGCAGGTGTGGGGGCTTATGTCGCGGCGATTTTTCACTTGATGACGCACGCATTCTTCAAAGGTCTGCTGTTTCTGGGCTCCGGCTCGGTAATTCACGGGATGTCCGGGGAGCAGGATATTCGGCAAATGGGCGGGCTGAAGTCGAAGATGCCGGCCACTTATCTCACGTTTGCCATCGGAACTCTGGCAATTGCCGGGGTGCCGGGGCTGGCAGGGTTCTTTTCCAAAGACGAAATCCTCTGGAAGACGTTTGAGCACGAGCACTATGTCCTGTGGATCGTTGCCCTGTGCGCCGCATTTTGCACGGCTTTCTATATGTTCCGGCTGCTCTATCTGACGTTTTTCGGCAAGTTCCGCGGGTCGAAGGCAGCGGAGCACCATGTTCACGAGTCGTCCAAGGTGATGACCGTGCCGCTGATGGTGCTGGCCGGATTGTCGATTATCGGCGGCTACATCGGTTTGCCGCATGCCCTCGGTGGCCACAACCGGTTTGAGGAATGGCTGAAGCCGGTCATGCAGCCGGAAGGTGAGGGTATCGAAGAGCTGGTCGTGATGCATACGCCGACGGCGGAATATGTGCTGATGATCCTGTCCGTGGCGGTGGCATTGACCGGGATCTACCTCGCTTATTCGTGGTACATGAAGAAGTCCGCGCTGGTCGAGAGTCTCGGCAAGAGCGGCGGCCACCACTTGCTGCTCAACAAGTACTGGGTGGACCAGATCTACGATACGGTGATTTCCAAGCCGATCGTAGCGGGCTCAGAACTGCTGGCGAAGTACTTCGATCAGGGGACCATCGACGGATTGGTGAACGGAATCGGATCGTTCTTCACGGGCGTCGGCGGTGTGGTGAGACAGGTGCAAACCGGTGTCGTGCAAAACTACGCGCTGTTCATGGGGCTGGGCGTGCTGGTGTTGCTCACCGTCTTCATGTGGGTATTGATCTAA
- a CDS encoding NADH-quinone oxidoreductase subunit N has protein sequence MNSLSIIDLQAVLPETVLVITTLVVIVADVVKGGWRSGSLPVLAGLGFVAAGIAALATWGDGTLAFAGTVYSDGMSSVFKVVFSIIGVLTVLYSPHYIQQRGIRLGEYYSLVLMSVFGMMVMVSAANLLLFFLGLEVMSIGLYVLAGLQRGDLRSTEASMKYLILGAFSSGFLLYGIALLYGAIGSVDYVEMQAFFAQGFQPESMLIAGIALLLVGFAFKVAAVPFHFWSPDVYEGAPTTITGFMSTGPKAAAFVALIRVFGITMAGSSVLWVDALTWLAMITMTVGNVVALKQTSLKRMLAYSSIAHAGYLLVGIVAGTKAAFAATAYYLVAYSFMNLGAFAVLILLNRKTDGKYGYEDLRGMGFAHPLLGITMTVFMLSLTGIPPMAGFFGKLYVFSAAIQQGHVMLAIVGLLNSAVAAYYYLRIIVLLYMTKAEGELTVADPLPYRAALAVSALVILVIGLFPEPLLNVLTAAVP, from the coding sequence ATGAATTCGCTCTCCATCATAGACCTGCAGGCCGTCCTGCCCGAGACTGTGCTCGTGATCACCACGCTGGTTGTGATCGTCGCGGATGTGGTAAAGGGCGGATGGCGCTCGGGCTCGCTGCCGGTGCTCGCGGGGCTGGGTTTCGTTGCGGCCGGAATCGCCGCGTTGGCGACCTGGGGCGACGGAACGCTCGCGTTTGCCGGAACGGTTTACTCGGACGGCATGAGTTCCGTGTTCAAGGTCGTGTTTTCGATCATCGGAGTGCTGACGGTACTGTACTCTCCGCACTACATCCAACAACGAGGCATCCGGCTCGGCGAGTACTATTCGCTCGTGCTGATGTCGGTGTTCGGGATGATGGTGATGGTCAGCGCGGCCAATCTGCTGCTGTTCTTCCTCGGTCTCGAGGTCATGTCGATTGGTCTTTATGTACTGGCCGGTTTGCAGCGCGGTGACTTGCGTTCGACCGAAGCCAGCATGAAGTATCTGATTCTTGGCGCGTTCTCGAGCGGCTTCCTGCTCTATGGGATTGCGCTCCTGTACGGCGCGATCGGCAGCGTTGACTATGTCGAAATGCAGGCGTTCTTTGCGCAGGGATTCCAACCTGAGTCCATGCTCATCGCGGGCATCGCCTTGTTGCTGGTCGGATTCGCGTTCAAGGTCGCGGCGGTGCCGTTCCACTTCTGGTCACCCGACGTTTACGAGGGCGCGCCGACCACCATCACCGGGTTCATGTCCACGGGGCCCAAGGCGGCGGCATTCGTCGCGCTGATCCGCGTATTCGGGATCACGATGGCCGGATCGTCGGTACTTTGGGTGGATGCCCTGACGTGGCTGGCGATGATTACGATGACCGTCGGTAACGTGGTTGCGCTAAAGCAGACGAGTCTCAAACGGATGTTGGCCTATTCGTCGATTGCGCACGCGGGTTATCTGCTGGTCGGGATCGTCGCGGGCACGAAAGCCGCGTTCGCGGCGACCGCCTATTACCTCGTGGCCTATTCGTTCATGAATCTCGGCGCGTTCGCCGTGCTTATCCTCTTGAACCGAAAAACGGACGGCAAGTACGGATATGAGGACTTGCGCGGGATGGGATTCGCACATCCGCTGCTGGGCATCACCATGACGGTCTTCATGCTGTCGCTGACGGGTATTCCGCCGATGGCGGGATTCTTCGGCAAACTCTATGTGTTTTCCGCGGCGATTCAGCAGGGACACGTGATGCTGGCAATCGTCGGCTTGCTGAACAGCGCGGTGGCGGCGTACTATTACCTGCGGATCATCGTCTTGCTCTACATGACGAAGGCCGAAGGCGAACTGACAGTAGCCGATCCGCTGCCTTATCGCGCGGCGCTGGCGGTTTCGGCGCTTGTCATCCTGGTCATCGGGCTCTTTCCTGAGCCATTGCTGAATGTGCTGACGGCGGCGGTGCCGTGA